From a region of the Daphnia magna isolate NIES linkage group LG1, ASM2063170v1.1, whole genome shotgun sequence genome:
- the LOC116926887 gene encoding uncharacterized protein LOC116926887 yields MTVTTFRAPLYFITVLVLTSWISFIYPAHAASDSTRRSSRHSKLPSTVLEDFVTGTTHKGIENHENMLDRRLQERKLTQEEMRIIESFVGLGFKSLIDVMTAVANVLNARTNIDGVDRFMKSFNSLFASTGGSSLNQYYFLIANFWVIYDAMAMIFRAWENRIAERKDNVEAQEAQEETNNAIEETLAALQEANTQLTSLKDNLADLIRRQDIARSGVDGKRTASKRKMEISSSFDGTEDKNNNEYEEEVEEENSVEPFTSEEAVSFRYEHNDGGRADSNVPPNQTFNENVIPD; encoded by the exons ACCCAGCTCATGCTGCTTCTGATTCAACACGGAGGAGCTCCAGGCATTCAAAACTGCCTTCAACTGTGCTCGAAG ATTTCGTCACGGGTACAACGCACAAAGGAATTGAGAATCACGAAAACATGTTAGATCGAAGATTGCAAGAGCGCAAACTAACGCAAGAAGAGATGCGGATCATCGAATCATTCGTTGGCCTCGGTTTCAAAAGCCTCATCGACGTAATGACAGCCGTTGCCAATGTGTTAAACGCCAGGACTAATATAGACGGAGTTGATCGATTTATGAAATCGTTTAATTCGCTTTTCGCCTCAACCGGGGGCAGCTCATTAAATCAATATTATTTTCTGATAGCCAACTTTTGGGTAATTTACGATGCAATGGCAATGATTTTCCGTGCATGGGAAAATCGAATTGCTGAAAGAAAAGACAATGTTGAAGCTCAAGAAGCACAGGAAGAAACGAATAACGCTATTGAGGAAACATTAGCTGCTTTACAGGAAGCCAACACGCAACTGACTTCATTGAAGGATAACCTAGCCGATTTGATCCGCCGTCAAGATATTGCAAGAAGCGGCGTTGATGGAAAGCGAACTGcttcaaagagaaaaatggaaatttcttCGTCTTTCGATGGCACGGAAGACAAAAACAACAATGAATATGAGGAAGAGGTCGAAGAGGAAAACTCGGTGGAGCCTTTCACATCGGAAGAGGCGGTTTCTTTTAGGTACGAGCATAACGACGGCGGAAGAGCTGACTCTAACGTTCCACCGAATCAAACATTTAACGAGAATGTCATCCCCGACTGA